One region of Gemmatimonadaceae bacterium genomic DNA includes:
- a CDS encoding D-hexose-6-phosphate mutarotase has protein sequence MIPTEFPSLHLRSPDGAHATIALDGGHVTSWVPATEHENRLFVSARSTYGPGKAIRGGIPVIFPQFGAFGSLRQHGFARLCRWTVDGSRTFAGAGRGQLHLSDSDDTRTQWPHAFSADLSIVVEGVALAVAMTIRNTDTSPIAFTAAFHPYFAVRDAFTTRVEGLSGCRYRDSLLEGQMVVEAAPVLQITGPLDRIYSNAPDRLVIRDGARSIIIEKSGFPEAVVWNPGIEGTRSRADFAEGEEQGMLCVEAAAIQHPIVLAPDESWTGTQRMTTA, from the coding sequence ATGATTCCCACGGAGTTCCCGTCACTGCACCTCAGGTCGCCCGATGGCGCCCACGCCACCATTGCGCTCGACGGCGGACATGTCACCTCGTGGGTTCCCGCCACTGAACACGAAAACCGCTTGTTCGTCAGCGCGCGCTCCACCTATGGTCCCGGCAAGGCCATTCGCGGCGGAATCCCTGTGATCTTTCCGCAGTTCGGGGCATTCGGATCGCTGCGCCAGCATGGCTTCGCTCGGCTGTGCCGATGGACGGTGGATGGGTCCAGGACCTTCGCTGGTGCCGGTCGCGGTCAGCTGCATTTGTCAGACTCCGACGACACGCGGACACAGTGGCCGCACGCGTTTTCTGCCGACCTGTCTATCGTGGTCGAGGGCGTCGCACTGGCCGTGGCGATGACCATTCGCAACACGGATACCTCACCCATCGCGTTTACGGCCGCCTTTCATCCCTACTTCGCCGTCCGCGATGCGTTCACAACGCGCGTTGAGGGGCTCTCAGGCTGTCGCTATCGCGACAGCCTGTTGGAAGGACAAATGGTCGTGGAGGCGGCACCAGTGCTTCAGATCACCGGTCCGCTGGACCGCATTTACTCCAACGCACCAGACCGACTGGTCATTCGCGATGGAGCGCGGTCCATCATCATTGAGAAGAGCGGATTCCCCGAAGCGGTCGTGTGGAATCCGGGTATTGAAGGTACTCGCTCGCGTGCCGACTTCGCCGAGGGCGAGGAACAGGGGATGCTGTGTGTCGAAGCCGCCGCTATTCAGCATCCGATTGTCCTCGCCCCGGACGAGTCGTGGACGGGCACGCAGCGAATGACTACGGCGTGA